A portion of the Paenibacillus sp. PvR098 genome contains these proteins:
- a CDS encoding acyl carrier protein: MQEVLEQLEAHIKSRYEIEEDDEDFTMDVHLFDYGYIDSFGATALIAHIEKTYGIQVTNQDLMMYPLNTVREIAAFIQNKKGN, translated from the coding sequence ATGCAGGAAGTGTTAGAGCAGCTGGAAGCGCACATTAAGAGCCGCTACGAAATTGAAGAAGACGATGAAGACTTTACGATGGATGTCCACCTGTTCGACTATGGATATATCGATTCCTTCGGAGCAACCGCTCTGATCGCGCATATCGAGAAAACCTACGGAATTCAAGTGACAAATCAGGATTTGATGATGTATCCGCTGAACACCGTTCGCGAAATTGCTGCATTTATTCAGAACAAAAAGGGGAATTAA